The Moraxella haemolytica genome window below encodes:
- a CDS encoding terminase large subunit domain-containing protein has translation MIYHNVKKAEKYARDVINGKIITNKWIKLACQRHFGDKELSKNKDYPYQFDADKAEKLAKFIQLLPHTKGKWAAKGEKIKLEPWQLFACCLPFGWVKKSDGLRRYRKILIFVCRKNGKSAIAAGLTNYMFCADGEFGAEVYSGATTEKQAWEVLDRPKLWSNAPHSSKNIMALKLMRQT, from the coding sequence ATGATCTATCACAATGTAAAAAAAGCCGAAAAGTACGCTCGTGATGTCATCAATGGGAAAATCATCACAAACAAATGGATAAAATTAGCGTGCCAAAGGCATTTTGGCGATAAAGAATTAAGTAAAAATAAGGATTATCCTTATCAATTTGACGCTGATAAAGCCGAAAAATTGGCGAAGTTCATTCAGTTGTTGCCACACACTAAAGGCAAATGGGCAGCTAAGGGCGAAAAAATCAAGCTAGAACCGTGGCAACTGTTCGCCTGTTGCTTGCCTTTTGGATGGGTAAAAAAATCAGATGGCTTAAGACGCTACCGTAAAATTTTGATTTTTGTGTGTCGCAAAAATGGCAAATCAGCGATTGCAGCTGGCTTGACAAATTATATGTTTTGTGCTGATGGGGAATTTGGTGCAGAAGTCTATAGCGGTGCAACAACAGAAAAGCAGGCGTGGGAAGTTTTAGACCGGCCAAAATTATGGTCGAACGCACCCCACAGCTCAAAGAATATTATGGCGTTGAAGTTAATGCGTCAAACATGA
- a CDS encoding phage terminase small subunit P27 family, translated as MGGIATVAGRGRKPKPTKLKELNGNAGKRALNKNEPKFGAITNIEPPEWLPPLAFEMWRLVMPELLSNKVLTIADVHNIECFCVAYARWREAQEHIKYNGIVITNEETGSMAKNPAATVMNETARQLVQFGSLLGLDPSSRARLTGGAKQENVSNPFADL; from the coding sequence ATGGGCGGAATTGCGACAGTTGCAGGGCGTGGGCGAAAACCTAAGCCAACAAAGTTGAAAGAGTTAAACGGCAATGCTGGTAAGCGTGCATTAAATAAAAATGAACCCAAGTTTGGTGCGATAACCAACATTGAGCCGCCTGAGTGGTTGCCACCGTTGGCATTTGAGATGTGGCGACTTGTCATGCCAGAGCTATTGAGCAATAAGGTTTTGACGATTGCAGATGTACACAATATTGAGTGCTTTTGTGTTGCTTATGCAAGATGGCGAGAAGCACAAGAGCACATAAAATACAACGGCATTGTCATCACGAATGAAGAAACTGGCTCGATGGCAAAAAACCCTGCGGCTACTGTGATGAATGAGACAGCTCGTCAATTGGTGCAGTTCGGTTCGCTATTAGGGCTTGATCCGAGTAGTAGAGCAAGATTAACAGGTGGGGCAAAGCAAGAAAATGTAAGCAATCCATTTGCGGATTTGTGA
- a CDS encoding HNH endonuclease — MHCDEHAHQRYGWHKSQKGRTASERGYGQAWRKLRKQVMQQDGYICQVCQHSGRYTPATEVDHIVSKAQGGTDDLTNLQAVCHACHQIKTKAERYGGG; from the coding sequence ATGCATTGTGATGAACACGCCCATCAAAGGTATGGCTGGCACAAGAGTCAGAAAGGTCGCACCGCATCCGAGCGTGGCTATGGGCAGGCGTGGAGAAAACTTCGCAAGCAAGTCATGCAACAAGATGGTTATATCTGCCAAGTTTGCCAGCATTCAGGCAGGTACACACCTGCCACCGAAGTGGACCATATTGTCAGTAAGGCACAAGGCGGTACAGACGACTTAACAAACCTACAAGCCGTCTGCCATGCCTGTCACCAAATAAAAACGAAGGCAGAGAGATATGGGGGTGGGTAA